The sequence tgttatatattagttttagatatatatatatatatatataataatatatgtcatAATTATTGTCCCAAAATAGTAcgaaaattataatgaaaagaATCATTTTTGTATGTTATTCTAtctaatattctttttataacCTAGTTTTTAATAgaatcattttcttttcaacttaatacttttttaatagaattattttttcaacttaaTACTTTATTTAAGATGTTTACATCCCAAGTGGaagtggttttctttttttcattttttttttttttgggttacaaaggagcccaaaacaaaaataagctaaattttgtttgaactctattattaattaaaatatcttactgaacttttaaaatttttttagttaaattatTCTTGATAATTAAAGATATAGAAAGATGTTATCACCAAGAAGACTCTATTTCCCTCTTTCACTTTTGTTCACTCGACTTCTATCATTTTATCTCATATTAAATCTATCTTTTCTTAACTCAATGGATCCCTCCTTTACTCTtgctcctttttctttttttatttttaaaagttgaaaatttaaatcacacaattttaaaacttggaaatgtaaaaatacaattaactttcttttcctttatatttgttttttaaatataaatcctTTACTCTCTATATGACTTTATGcaactttaaaagaaaattaggcATGAGATGCATGATTCGGACGCTCTCTTTTACTATAATATAAAGTTatcaaatttaacattttaaaaaatacaaatatttatagctattttgttatattagttTTTGATGTATATAGCACATATGATTaatgcaaaataatatatttcatatttaatgtccCAAAATAGTATAAGGTTATAATGAAAAGAATCACTTTTGTTTGTTATTCCATCTAATAATCTTAATAGACCTTAGTTTTTaatagaattattattttttttcaacttaatattttatttaaagatgtttatGTTTTAAATGGAAGAGGGAAGAggtcttctttttgttttttttggttgcataggagcccaaaacaaaaacaagctaaattttgttttaactctattattaatgaaaatattttaccatgcttttaaatttttttagttaaattattttgataattagaGATAAAGATGTCATCACCAAGAAAACTCTACTTTTCTCTTTCACTTTTGTTCGCTCAACTTTTATCACTTTATCTCACGGGGAGCTTCTATTTTTACTCCTTGCActgatattttatgaaaatttcaaaaatgtcCATCATCGTACTCCTTTATTTCTATTCAAACAATTcggaggggaaaaaaatgtcAGCAAGAAAATTGAATAGCTTCCATATAATTAGTGTTTTAGATTATGAAAACTAAggaacataaatacatataataataaccaaaaaaaaaaaagaaaaatttacttGCAATCAATCTCCATGAATGAGAAAGGCAAGTCTCCCACAAATTACAATTAATCTTCATGAATTTCACTAtctatgttaaagaaaaattaaatgaatgtaAAAGAATGGAGGCTGAACTTCATGGATGGCTTTAAGTGGTGGTGGATAACggttttcagattttttttttttttaagcaattaAGCCACCCTGATAAAATGTaattagatttaaaattattaaataaagttTATGCGTAAAATGAATATATGCATATTAAAACTCTTTGTTTTAGCcataaaaatgaatttattttttcaatgtccAAGCCACGTCCATTTCTGGTTAGCGAAACATAAAGTTTTGGTGAATGAAATTggatattttacttttatgtgATATTTGGGTAGTGATAAAGTTAGTGGAAatctaaaattctttaaaaaagtgaaattttctcctgtttggataatttttaagagaaaGAATTTGTAGattccaatgaaaaataaatctcGTAATGTAAGAAACTGATAAGGAAAGTGGATCCTACTAAAGATGTGTCATTTTAAACTTTCTGAGAAACTaatattacttatttttttaaatacaattttatcctttaattttaatgtataaatttatttaattacttgtaagtcCTATTTTCctctataattaaccaaatattgtaaaaacaatccaaaaaaaactcattttcagGAAACTAAATCCCAAAAAACTGACTCTTAAAACTCAGTTTCCttcaatatttttccttttaccaAACACCCCATTAGagtctttttcaaatttttttttgttgattttggtaaattttaggTTGAAGGTTTTTTTTGCTAAATTGTTCAGCTAGAATCTAtttaacattgaaaaaatatttaataaaaaatatatacatatatatatatatatatataaaattttttttttaaaaattagataaaggtatttttgaaatttcatatcAAATACGGCTTAAAATAATAAGAGTCGTACAAGTAGAACCTCGCTCTATTGTAAACTTAGATTGGCCCATCTTTCATGCCAATAGACTAGTAATCTTATTTGATTTAATGCCTTTGAAGTCTAACAAGGTCTAGAGTAGAAACAACTCaaacataataaaacaaaaggaGGAAGGAAATCCCTCCACCTTTATAGCTGTAAGTTTAAAAGTTGACGTTTgagttttgataaattttgttattaccTCAGATGATCCATGTTATAATACCATGTGATGCAGGGTCAAGGTTTATTATTATGGTACTATTAAGaagcatctttttcttcttcagcccaaaaaaaaaaaaaaaaaaaaaacaaaaccaaagagAGCCAAATAGATAAAACGACTGTAAAACGAAACAAAGCActttaaaaaagagaaagaaagaaagaaaaaagaaaaaaaaaaagtcataaagACTACTGAGTTAAACGACGTCGTAaaactttttgaaataaaatatgccATGGTCCATTACATCATCCTCTATGGCCTATGCCGGAAGTGGTGGATATCGGGGATCCGATGACGAAAGTCATGGTGGGTACGGTGGAGAATAGGTTATTTAAGCCGCTTAATGAGATTATGAGGAGGCAATTGGATCCCATTTGGCATAGCTTGGGGAAGAAGACCAAACAGCTTGTTTCCAACTTGGAAGACTCCCTGAGGAAACTCCTGGATTACCTTGAACGGTATTttacattttggtttttttgggtttttttttttttcattctataACTTGCATTTTGATTAATTGCTTTAAGGGAAAaaagtttgaatatttttatttccagtCCTACATTCAACAATATGATGAAATTGTTGAAATCGTGGTTCTTTGTTTTCTGGGTTCTTTTTCACTAAATGAGTCGCATTTTAACTAATTaccaaaaaggaaagaaaaaattatatatatatatatatatacatatagctcTAGATGTTAGTAAAAGATATGATGAAATTGTTGTAATGTAAGGTAAAAACTATCTTTGCTATATAAATTTTACTGGGCTATGATTTTGGTCATGACTTACTCAATTTGGATAGGTAAAATGCAGTTACTTAAACGAGTATGCAAAGGGAAGCGTTTATCTGATTGTCTACCACATTTAGTGGGATGAGTAAGAGGTCTATGGGCAAAAAGAGGGAACTAAAGGGGGATAATGATAAGGTAAGAACCAtaaaccctctttttttttttttttgtttgtttgtttgtttgtttgtttgttcctTCTTTCCTCAAGAAATGTCctacaaatttgaaaatcatacAGGATTTATTGGGTTGAAAGAGAAAGTCTACTGTGAGCTTTActttgtttcatttttcttatttgaatttattttattgtggataaatatttttgttttgcataTGTGGAACCTGACGACTCTTGAttgtcaaatataaatatttcaatagTTTTGGAGGAAGCACCAAAACGGAAGGTGTTACCTGTGACTTAGTGAGTTCCTGTAGCTATTTGGTCTATTGgctaattttctttcttatagCTACTCAAAAGTCGTGGCAATTGCTATATGTTACCAAGCATTCTTGTGAGTCAGCCTCATCTATGTCAGTTGTGTTGCCCTACTAGTCTTCGTTATAAGTACCTGAGTACAACCATACAAGAAATAATGAAGTCAATGGCTAATGGGATAGATTTATCTGATAAATaatgtacttttttttattttttattttttgagggaGAACGTGATGAATAATTTAGTTGATGGCTAATGGAATAGATTTATCTGATAGATAGAAGAGGTAAAAATAAAGCAAGCTGGCAGATAAGAGCTCCTGGTAGGTGAAGAGGATGACAGTTGCATCTCTTGTGCCGTGAAAAATGCATGACAAATGGTCTACAAATGGTTTGATGTTACGTGTTTGGTTCACTTTGTTTAGCATCAGTGCCATTTATCTATTTACTCTGTCATGCAAATGTGCTTGTTTTGTcattattacttttatatatcCTAGTCTGCACCCAATTGAACCAAATCACATACCTTGGCTGCTTGTAGTGCATTGCGCGCTCTGCTATTTATAACTGAGAACTAGTTAGAATGGTTTAATCTGATTTTACAGCAGAACCATGGCCATTTTGTTGTCTATggctcccttttcttttttaatgaatCATTTTGTAAGTAGAATTTAGAAGTTGTTAACTATATGACCGTACGTAATATCTACGAAAACTTTAAGCATTTAGGCAAGGATTGGCTGGCATTTGATATAAACTTAGATGAAGAATAAACTTgagtcagtttttttttttttttttttgttttatgaaggTCATGCGAGAAGAATGAGAAAAGTACTTACTCAGAAAAGTAAACCTGTGTGACTTACAAACACATTATGAAAAGAAACCAAAGGATCCCAAAGGTTTTGGGATTCTTGATGGAGTATTCTAATAAGCGCTTGAAAAGAATGTAGAACCTAGTAGCATAAACAAGCAAGAACATGGTGCACTAGTGGCAGCTGCATCAGAAATTAGTTATCGAGTTAAAAAAGATGATGTTGTTGGAGATGATCCTCAGCCCTATGCTAGTCTTAAAGTTACAAATTATTGATAGAGCTacacacaaaccaaaaaaaaaaaaaaaaaaaaaaaaaaaaagaataaataaataaatagtagcTAAAGGAATAGGGCTTCTCATACTGAAATAAATCAATAAGCAATGAGAAAGAAGAGGCACAAAAATGCATGGTGCCTCTTGAAGTACAAACAGATTATACCATAGGAATTATTCAGGAGGTCTCTCTTACAAACACATACAAGGTCTACACGTAAACTCCACATGGGAACCTGTAAGTGTTTGTGGGAGAGACATATGACCTtctgaataatttttttccccaaaatatttcaacaaaaaaatggaaatacttCATACCTCTGGTTTTTCCTTTTAGGATATTGGAGATGGGGGATTAAAA comes from Ziziphus jujuba cultivar Dongzao chromosome 6, ASM3175591v1 and encodes:
- the LOC112493352 gene encoding DNA repair endonuclease UVH1-like encodes the protein MPEVVDIGDPMTKVMVGTVENRLFKPLNEIMRRQLDPIWHSLGKKTKQLVSNLEDSLRKLLDYLERYLNEYAKGSVYLIVYHI